From the Aquirufa lenticrescens genome, the window CTATTTGAGTAATGGAAGCAGCTTTATGACGATTAGAAGTTCCTACACAGTCAGAACCAGTATCTCCCCCACCAATAACGACTACATGCTTTCCTTTTGCACTGATGTCTGCATTAGTATATTTTTCACCTTTATGATTCACTTCTAATGCAATAGAAGCATTACGCTTATTTTGCTGTGATAAAAACTCCATCGCAGGATAAATACCGATGGCATCATTTCCTTTAGCCGTAATAAATCGAGGTGTTGTACTTCCTGTGGCTACTAAGACTGCATCAAAATCATTCGTTAAATTAGCTAGTTTCTCCGTGGTTCCGATATTAGCATTAGTAATGAAGGTTATACCTTCTTGTTTCATTACTTCTACTCGACGAGTAACCACCGATTTATCTAATTTAAAATCTGGAATACCATAGCGTAATAATCCTCCAATTTGATCCGCACGCTCATACACCGTTACTAAGTGACCAGCTTTATTTAATTGAGCTGCTGCAGCTAAACCTGCTGGTCCTGATCCAATCACTGCAATTTTCTTGTCCGTACGTGTCTTAGGTACAAATGGAACAACCCAGCCCTCTGAATAGGCCTTTTCAATGATTGATTTCTCAATCAATTCAATAGCAACAGCTGGTTTATTAATACCTAAAACACAGGCTGACTCGCATGGTGCTGGACAAATACGTCCTGTAAATTCAGGGAAGTTATTGGTTGTGCTTAAAATATCATACGCATACTTCCAATTTTGCTCGTAAACGGCATCATTGAACTCCGGAATAATATTCCCCAGTGGACATCCATTATGACAGAATGGAGTACCGCAATCCATACAACGACTAGCTTGCGCTTCTGTGTCTGCTGTAGAATTTAGTTGTTCAATTTCTTTGTAATCGTTCACACGCTCAGATACGGCTCTTTTAGGAGCTAATTTGCGGTCAATTTCCAAAAATCCTGTAGGCTTACCCATTCTATCTTATTTTAAATCTACTTTAATATCTTGATACACTCTGTCTTTGTCAGCTAATACGTCTGAGATGCTTAATTTTCTAGAACTTAAGGCATTCTTATAATCGATTGGCAATACTTTCTTGAACTGGCTAGCTAAAGCATTGAAATTATCAAATACTAGTTTTCCTTTCACAGAACCAGTTAAGGCAACGTGTTTTTCTAAATACATCAAAATGATGTTTTTGTCTTCTGGTGTCAATTCTGTGATTTCCACCATTTCGCGATTTACTTTCGCGTCAAAGGTATTTTGCTCATCTAGGATGTAAGCAACTCCTCCAGACATCCCAGCGCCAAAATTACGGCCAGTATTTCCTAAAATAATAACTAAACCTCCTGTCATGTATTCACAACCGTGATCACCAATGCCTTCTACCACTACTTTAGCTCCTGAGTTTCTCACACAGAAACGTTCTCCTGCCATTCCAGCTAAATAGGCTTCACCAGACGTAGCACCATAGAATGAAACGTTCCCTACAATAGAGTTCTCTGATGCTTTGAAAGAAGCTACTGGTGAAGGGTAAGCCACTAATGTCGCACCACATAATCCTTTCCCTACATAGTCATTTGCATCTCCTTCGATTTCGAATTTGATACCTTTTACTGAGAATGCACCAAATGATTGACCAGCTGTTCCTTTAAACTTGATATTTATTGTATCCGTAGGTAAACCTTTCTCGCCGTATTTCTTTGTAATCTCGTTTGATAGGATTGTTCCTACGGAACGATTTACGTTAATAATAGCTAGTTCACCATTGACAACTTGACCTTTATCAATTGCAGGTTGAGCCATTTTTAATAACTCCCAATCTAATTGATCAGCTAATCCATGATCTTGTTCCTCTGATTTAAATACAGCAACACCTTCTTCTAAAACTGCTGGCGCTAAAATTGGGCTCAAATCTACATTTTTGAATTTCCAGTGTCCCGACAGATCTTTCATTTCCAAAAGATCCACACGACCCACCATCTCTTCTAGCTTACGGAAGCCTAATTCAGCCATAATCTCGCGTAATTCCTGTGCTAGGAAGTGGAATAAGTTGACTACGTGATCTGCTTGACCTGTGTATAACGCTCTTAATTCTGGATTTTGAGTGGCCACCCCTACTGGACAGGTATTTAAGTGACACTTACGCATCATGATACAACCAGCGGTAACTAAAGCAGCTGTGGCTACACCAAATTCTTCAGCTCCCAATAATGCTGCTACAGCTATATCTTTACCAGTCTTTATTTGACCATCCGCTTGAATCGTAACACGACCCCGCAATTTGTTTTTTACCAGGGTTTGATGCGTTTCTGCTAAACCAAGCTCCCAAGGTAAACCTGCATGACGAATAGAAGATAAAGGAGATGCTCCTGTTCCACCGTCGTAACCTGCAATTAAGATATGATCAGCATGCGCTTTTGCCACACCGGCAGCAATCGTTCCTACACCTGCTTCAGAAACTAATTTAACCGAAATTCTAGCAGCTCTATTCGCATTCTTTAAGTCAAAGATTAATTGTGCTAAATCTTCGATTGAATAGATATCGTGGTGTGGAGGTGGTGAAATTAAACCTACTCCTGGCGTACTGTGACGCGTTTTTCCGATCCAATCATCTACCTTGTGACCAGGTAATTGACCACCTTCGCCAGGTTTTGCACCCTGTGCCATTTTGATTTGTAGTTCCTTCGCATTGGTTAAATAATGCGCCGTCACACCAAAACGCCCTGAGGCTACTTGTTTAATAGCTGAATTCATGGAATCACCATTCGCCATTTTTTCAAAACGAATCGGATCTTCTCCACCTTCTCCCGTATTTGATTTACCACCAATACGGTTCATAGCGATGGCTAATGTAGTATGAGCCTCGTAGGAAATTGATCCAAATGACATCGCACCTGTCGCAAAACGAGCTAAGATGTTTTCTACTGGTTCTACTTCATCAATAGAGATAGCCTTACTTGACTTGAATTTCAATAAGCCACGTAGCGTAATAGATTTCTTGCTTTGGTCATCAATTAATTGAGCGTACTTTTTGTAAACCGAATAATCATTCTGCTTTGTTGCTTGTTGCAATAAGTGAATCGTAGCCGGATTAAATAAGTGCTCCTCACCTCTTTGTTTCCATTGGTAGATACCACCTACTTCTAATTTAGGTGAATCTTGTTTTAATAGTTGATACCCAGAAGCATGCTTAATCAGGGCTTCTTTGGCAATCGTATCTAGGCTAATTCCACCAATACGAGAAATAGAACCGCTGAAATACGTATCCACAACTTCTTTACCTAAACCAAGAATTTCAAAGATTTGTGCACCTTGATACGACTGTAAAGTAGAAATACCCATTTTAGAGAAGATCTTTAATAGCTCCCCATTAACGGCTTTGATATAGTTGTATTCTAATTTATCGTAGCTTAAATCCTTATTGACGAAGCCTTGATCTTTCATAGCTTTAATCGTTTCGAAAGCCATGTAAGGATTCACCGCACTTGCGCCGTATCCAATCAACGTAGCATAATGGTGTGTTTCCCACACATCTCCTGCTTCGATAATAATACCCACTTTAGCTCTTTTCTTTGTGCGAATCAAGTGATTATGAACAGATGCTAAGGCTAATAGAGATGGAATGGGAGCATGAGAACTATCAATTCCGCGGTCTGTTAACAAGATAATCGAGTATCCATCATCTACTGCATCTTCTGCGTATTGATTAATACGATCCAAAGCCTTCTTTAACACTCCCTCCTCTTCAGAAGCACGGAACGTCATATGAATG encodes:
- a CDS encoding glutamate synthase subunit beta, whose amino-acid sequence is MGKPTGFLEIDRKLAPKRAVSERVNDYKEIEQLNSTADTEAQASRCMDCGTPFCHNGCPLGNIIPEFNDAVYEQNWKYAYDILSTTNNFPEFTGRICPAPCESACVLGINKPAVAIELIEKSIIEKAYSEGWVVPFVPKTRTDKKIAVIGSGPAGLAAAAQLNKAGHLVTVYERADQIGGLLRYGIPDFKLDKSVVTRRVEVMKQEGITFITNANIGTTEKLANLTNDFDAVLVATGSTTPRFITAKGNDAIGIYPAMEFLSQQNKRNASIALEVNHKGEKYTNADISAKGKHVVVIGGGDTGSDCVGTSNRHKAASITQIEVMPKPPVERASNTPWPNWPNMLRTSTSHDEGAERLWSISLQEFIKNDKGELEALLIGDIVYNMKDGKMEQEVINSRKIPCDLALIAAGFLHTDHGSLFEQLTALGVKSDERGNLVASSTYQSDNEKVFIAGDARRGQSLVVWAISEGREAARNIDLFLMGKTSLEGKSISSFDVMAK
- the gltB gene encoding glutamate synthase large subunit, which encodes MRNPNEVGLYRKEFEHDACGIGFVASLKGIKSHRIVQDSIKMLIRMDHRGACGCDPNSGDGAGVLVQLPHEFFLEETSSLGFSLPSLGNYGVGMVFFPKDETLIKECKEVIERKTKKLGLRVLGYRIVPVDNSEITGADSGNAEPSIQQLFIERPADCASEIDFERKLYVFRQYVSKLLNETIAGLNNKFYFASLSCRTIIYKGMLTTMQVPGYFLDLFQENFTSALAIVHSRFSTNTFPEWKLAQPFRFIAHNGEINTVKGNSSWMQAQSALFSSKYFTQEELDMILPVCSLGQSDSAILDNAIELLYLTGRSLPHVMMMLIPEAWDGNESMEKYKKDFYEYHAAMMEPWDGPASISFTDGKMIGATLDRNGLRPSRYWVTSDDHVIMASEAGVLDLDPATIVSKGRLQPGKMFVVDMEQGRIIPDEELKEKICQQQPYGEWLLKNKIRVEDLPEAGSEYRQPKAIELVSRQQIFGFTTEDIRVVLAQMAETGKEALGSMGIDTPLAVLSEKAQHLSSYFKQLFAQVTNPPIDPIRERMVMSLLSDIGGLSNLLEESPTHCRQIEIQQPVLRNKEVEKIRWIDHENFQTKSIHMTFRASEEEGVLKKALDRINQYAEDAVDDGYSIILLTDRGIDSSHAPIPSLLALASVHNHLIRTKKRAKVGIIIEAGDVWETHHYATLIGYGASAVNPYMAFETIKAMKDQGFVNKDLSYDKLEYNYIKAVNGELLKIFSKMGISTLQSYQGAQIFEILGLGKEVVDTYFSGSISRIGGISLDTIAKEALIKHASGYQLLKQDSPKLEVGGIYQWKQRGEEHLFNPATIHLLQQATKQNDYSVYKKYAQLIDDQSKKSITLRGLLKFKSSKAISIDEVEPVENILARFATGAMSFGSISYEAHTTLAIAMNRIGGKSNTGEGGEDPIRFEKMANGDSMNSAIKQVASGRFGVTAHYLTNAKELQIKMAQGAKPGEGGQLPGHKVDDWIGKTRHSTPGVGLISPPPHHDIYSIEDLAQLIFDLKNANRAARISVKLVSEAGVGTIAAGVAKAHADHILIAGYDGGTGASPLSSIRHAGLPWELGLAETHQTLVKNKLRGRVTIQADGQIKTGKDIAVAALLGAEEFGVATAALVTAGCIMMRKCHLNTCPVGVATQNPELRALYTGQADHVVNLFHFLAQELREIMAELGFRKLEEMVGRVDLLEMKDLSGHWKFKNVDLSPILAPAVLEEGVAVFKSEEQDHGLADQLDWELLKMAQPAIDKGQVVNGELAIINVNRSVGTILSNEITKKYGEKGLPTDTINIKFKGTAGQSFGAFSVKGIKFEIEGDANDYVGKGLCGATLVAYPSPVASFKASENSIVGNVSFYGATSGEAYLAGMAGERFCVRNSGAKVVVEGIGDHGCEYMTGGLVIILGNTGRNFGAGMSGGVAYILDEQNTFDAKVNREMVEITELTPEDKNIILMYLEKHVALTGSVKGKLVFDNFNALASQFKKVLPIDYKNALSSRKLSISDVLADKDRVYQDIKVDLK